A portion of the Echeneis naucrates chromosome 5, fEcheNa1.1, whole genome shotgun sequence genome contains these proteins:
- the LOC115044223 gene encoding potassium channel subfamily K member 15-like yields MKKHNLRTFSLILSTVLYLLIGAAVFDALESEGETSRRRALEQRLSELRRKHGFTGEDYRRLESVVLLSEPHRAGRQWKFAGSFYFAITVITTIGYGHVAPRTDAGRAFCMFYALLGIPLTLVMFQSLGERINTLVRYLLRRAKQGLGLRETEVSMGNMVLVGLLSCMSTLCIGAAAFSHFEDWTFFSAYYYCFITLTTIGFGDFVAMQKKDFLQTRPPYVAFTFMYILVGLTVIGAFLNLVVLRFLTVNSDELDVRLAPRGEERGPQPQDTQENREVDAEAETAEIPDPSRLRTLFGCICCGLDNSSSPAPSPCGPERGHSNPVFYNSISYRVDQASCSSCTGLSQASPNRIALCLSKNKLYTRRKSC; encoded by the exons ATGAAGAAGCACAACCTCAGGACCTTCTCCCTCATCCTCTCCACCGTCCTCTACCTGCTCATCGGAGCCGCCGTGTTCGACGCCCTGGAGTCGGAGGGCGAGACCTCCCGAAGAAGGGCGCTGGAGCAGAGGCTGAGtgagctgaggaggaagcaCGGCTTCACCGGGGAGGACTACCGGCGGCTGGAGAGCGTGGTGCTGCTGTCAGAGCCGCACCGAGCCGGGAGGCAGTGGAAGTTCGCCGGCTCCTTTTATTTTGCCATCACCGTTATCACCACGATCG GTTATGGCCATGTTGCACCTCGAACTGATGCTGGGAGGGCCTTCTGCATGTTTTATGCGCTCTTGGGCATTCCTCTGACACTGGTCATGTTCCAGAGTCTGGGCGAGAGGATCAATACTTTAGTTCGCTACCTCCTGCGAAGAGCCAAGCAGGGCCTCGGCTTACGGGAGACGGAGGTATCCATGGGGAACATGGTCCTGGTGGGCCTGCTGTCCTGTATGAGCACTCTGTGTATTGGTGCTGCGGCCTTCTCTCATTTTGAGGACTGGACATTCTTCAGTGCCTACTACTACTGCTTCATCACGCTCACCACCATCGGATTTGGTGATTTTGTGGCCATGCAGAAGAAAGATTTTCTCCAGACGCGACCCCCCTATGTGGCTTTCACTTTTATGTACATTTTGGTTGGGCTGACAGTGATTGGTGCTTTTCTTAACCTGGTGGTCCTAAGGTTCCTCACTGTAAACTCAGATGAGCTTGATGTGAGACTAGCGCCAAGAGGGGAGGAGCGGGGACCACAGCCCCAAGACACCCAAGAGAACAGGGAGGTGGACGCTGAAGCGGAGACT GCTGAAATCCCTGACCCCAGCAGACTCAGGACCTTGTTTGGCTGCATTTGCTGTGGTTTGGATAATTCCAGCAGCCCCGCGCCATCTCCGTGTGGCCCCGAGCGTGGCCACAGCAACCCTGTCTTCTACAACTCCATCTCCTACAGGGTGGACCAGGCCTCTTGCAGCTCCTGCACCGGGTTGTCACAGGCCTCCCCCAACCGTATAGCACTCTGCCTGAGCAAGAACAAGCTTTACACCAGGAGAAAGTCATGCTAA